One part of the Magallana gigas chromosome 5, xbMagGiga1.1, whole genome shotgun sequence genome encodes these proteins:
- the LOC105323229 gene encoding tumor protein p53-inducible protein 11 isoform X6 codes for MDNSCDSEKHSSGDLHSRLKTRKLLGVGETDDGDVHRSKLSQILGHSDQLYIRLPPGLRIWQVAMAIIMTVMALWAFLFPRHLFTTMYEGEYENTLPIRLYGVALVCLSLMYWYTVNTVDKDMIRLLLLCSILFFTLHTIVMMWALFRGCHSLGLLLLGGTIALINSLYHWGLGYKICFPSFCRSTSKKEGNEKNK; via the exons GAAGCATAGTAGTGGAGACCTGCACAGTCGACTAAAGACCAGGAAACTCCTCGGAGTGGGTGAAACCGACGATGGGGACGTCCACAGGTCAAAG CTGAGTCAGATTCTGGGACACAGTGACCAGTTATATATACGCCTCCCTCCGGGACTCAGAATATGGCAGGTTGCTATGGCAATCATCATGACTGTCATGGCATTATGG GCATTCCTCTTTCCTCGACACCTGTTCACTACGATGTACGAGGGGGAATATGAAAACACGCTGCCGATCCGGCTTTATGGTGTGGCTCTTGTAT GTTTATCATTGATGTACTGGTACACAGTCAACACAGTAGATAAAGACATGATTCGCCTTTTGCTGTTGTGTAGTATATTATTCTTCACCCTTCACACAATAG TGATGATGTGGGCGCTGTTCCGTGGATGTCACAGTCTTGGGTTGTTACTGCTGGGAGGGACCATTGCTCTGATTAATTCGCTGTATCACTGGGGGCTGGGATACAAGATCTGCTTTCCCTCCTTCTGTAGATCGACCTCCAAGAAAGAGGGCAATGAGAAGAACAAGTAG
- the LOC105323229 gene encoding tumor protein p53-inducible protein 11 isoform X5 — translation MTELMQPKVTEIRKHSSGDLHSRLKTRKLLGVGETDDGDVHRSKLSQILGHSDQLYIRLPPGLRIWQVAMAIIMTVMALWAFLFPRHLFTTMYEGEYENTLPIRLYGVALVCLSLMYWYTVNTVDKDMIRLLLLCSILFFTLHTIVMMWALFRGCHSLGLLLLGGTIALINSLYHWGLGYKICFPSFCRSTSKKEGNEKNK, via the exons GAAGCATAGTAGTGGAGACCTGCACAGTCGACTAAAGACCAGGAAACTCCTCGGAGTGGGTGAAACCGACGATGGGGACGTCCACAGGTCAAAG CTGAGTCAGATTCTGGGACACAGTGACCAGTTATATATACGCCTCCCTCCGGGACTCAGAATATGGCAGGTTGCTATGGCAATCATCATGACTGTCATGGCATTATGG GCATTCCTCTTTCCTCGACACCTGTTCACTACGATGTACGAGGGGGAATATGAAAACACGCTGCCGATCCGGCTTTATGGTGTGGCTCTTGTAT GTTTATCATTGATGTACTGGTACACAGTCAACACAGTAGATAAAGACATGATTCGCCTTTTGCTGTTGTGTAGTATATTATTCTTCACCCTTCACACAATAG TGATGATGTGGGCGCTGTTCCGTGGATGTCACAGTCTTGGGTTGTTACTGCTGGGAGGGACCATTGCTCTGATTAATTCGCTGTATCACTGGGGGCTGGGATACAAGATCTGCTTTCCCTCCTTCTGTAGATCGACCTCCAAGAAAGAGGGCAATGAGAAGAACAAGTAG